The following coding sequences are from one Sander lucioperca isolate FBNREF2018 chromosome 2, SLUC_FBN_1.2, whole genome shotgun sequence window:
- the cdo1 gene encoding cysteine dioxygenase type 1 isoform X3: MILCWGEGHGSSIHDHTDSHCFMKLLQGQLKETLFEWPDSKSQGEMVQKSQRILQENKVAYINDSIGLHRVENGSHTECAASLHLYSPPFQSCQTFDQRTGHRNTVKMTFWSKKGERTPFETTFSQENN; the protein is encoded by the exons AGCATCCACGACCACACAGACTCCCATTGTTTCATGAAGCTGCTGCAGGGTCAGCTAAAGGAGACGCTGTTTGAGTGGCCGGACAGTAAATCACAAGGAGAAATGGTCCAGAAGTCACAGAGAATTCTCCAAGAAAACAAGGTTGCTTACATAAACG ACTCCATTGGCCTGCATCGTGTGGAAAATGGCAGCCACACAGAGTGTGCAGCCAGTTTGCACCTGTACAGTCCCCCTTTCCAGTCCTGCCAGACCTTTGACCAGCGGACAGGGCACAGGAACACTGTCAAGATGACCTTCTGGAGCAAAAAGGGCGAGAGGACTCCATTT GAAACCACATTCTCACAAGAGAACAACTAA